The sequence CCTGACGATTTCTGTGGTCGTCATCGAGCTGGTCGTCGCGTTTGGGCTGGCGCTGCTCCTCAACCAGCCGAATCTCCGCTTCCGGAACCTCTATCTCTGTGTGCTGCTGATTCCGCTTCTCGTGAGCCCGATTGCTGTCGGTTTGATCTGGCGGCTGCTGTTGCATCCCGACCTTGGCGCCATCAACTGGTGGTTTCGCAAGCTCGGGTTACCGGCCCAGGAGTGGCTTTCGATCAAGAGCTCGGCAATGCCGGCCGTCGTCGGGGTCGATGTTTGGCACGAGACATCGCTCTTGATGGTCGTCTTGCTGGCAGGATTGGCGGCGCTCCCCCGTGAACCACTCGAAGCGGCCCGCGTCGACGGAGCGAACGGGCTGCAGATTCTCCATACGGTAACGATTCCGCTCATGGCGCCGGTCCTACTCATCGCTGCCTTGATTCGCATGATCTCGGCGATGAAAACCTACGACCTGATCTACATCCTTACATCAGG is a genomic window of Thermomicrobiales bacterium containing:
- a CDS encoding sugar ABC transporter permease is translated as MSVELTSASEEISAQRSIGSTGQRSNTLFRWGMALPTLLALLAIVGFPIVYALYVAVHQYDLTEGGIGDLTWSQNFRDVLGMEVFIQAIRNTVVLTISVVVIELVVAFGLALLLNQPNLRFRNLYLCVLLIPLLVSPIAVGLIWRLLLHPDLGAINWWFRKLGLPAQEWLSIKSSAMPAVVGVDVWHETSLLMVVLLAGLAALPREPLEAARVDGANGLQILHTVTIPLMAPVLLIAALIRMISAMKTYDLIYILTSGGPGGATETISFRIWKIGFTNLNMGQAAAASILLLLAIMLLTLLLIRVMRRERA